The following is a genomic window from Salinibacterium sp. UTAS2018.
TCACGCAGCTCTTCAGGATTGTTTGGATCGAAGTCGCTGGCGAGCTCGGCAATGGCATCCGAATCAATGTGGATGTCGTGGGCGTACGCCGTCACAGAAGTCATGAACTGAAGACGAAGCCATTTCGCGTGCCGGAATAGCCGAGCGTGGGCTAGCTCGCGCACCGCCAAGTAGAGGTGGATCTCGCTGTCGGGCAGGTCGAGACCGTTGCCGAAGGCAAAAACGCTCTGCGGAACAAGCACCGCCTGCTGCTCGTCGAAGAGGGGGATGCCGATGTCGCCTCCCGACACAACCTCGCTCGACAACTGGCCCACTACCTGACCGAGTTGCATGGCGAAAAGGGTGCCGCCGATGTTGCGCATCACCTTGCTGGCGCCGTTGAGCATTTCGTTCATCTCTTCGGGAGCATTCTGTTTGAGAACGTCGGTGAGAGAATTCGCGATGGAGTTGGCTACCGGCTCAGCCAACTGGGTCCAGATGGGCATCGTGATCGTGACCCACTCGCTGCGACTCAGCAGTTTGGGCTCGACCGTCAGCTCGGAGATGTCGGTGACCTCATTCAGCCAGAGGGCGGCAACGTGCAGCGCTTGCTCAAGCTTGCTGCGCTCTGCGGGGAGCGAGACAACCGTGCTCTGAGAAGCGAGGTTCTTGGCCTGCTCAAGGGCGATGTCCCAGTTGATGCCGTCGCCCGACTTGCCGAGGGCATTCTGGAGCTGACTGAGCAGCTGTTGGATCATTGCTGGATCGTTGGGCAAGCCTGCCGCACCGGCCAGCTTCGCGGGATCGATTTCACCATCGCCCGAGAGGAAGTCCCGCATCATGTCGCGGAACTCGTCTTCAGAATTGTTCTCAGCATTGTCAGCCATGGATTAACGCTAGCCGCTCGATGCCGTGCGCGGCTGAGTTTTGACCTAGGCTAGTGACTCTTACCGTGCGCCTGTGGCGAACACCGCTCCCCACCCCGTAAGGACCTAGGTGGCCCTGTTTACTGATAATCGACCCGAACCGTCACCACGTCGCGCCCGAAGCGGTTGGCTGGGATGGCTGATCCTGAGCGTCGCACTCGTCGGAACGCTGCTTGCGACCCTGGTTCCCTCGCCGTACATCATCGAGCAACCAGGCCCGGTTTACGACACTTTGGGCGACGTGGAAATCGATGGCGCTCTCGTGCCGCTCATCCAGATCCCCGTCGAAACGACGTATCCCACCGAGGGCGCGCTCGATATGCTGACCGTCAATGTGCGCGGTAATCCTGACTCGCCCTTGAGCTGGTTCGAGGTTGGTGCCGCCTACTTCGACCGCAGCCGCGCGATCGTGCCTGTCGAATCGGTCTATCCCGTCGGCGTCACCGTTGAAGAATCGGCCGAAGCCGGTCGAGTTCAGATGGAGTCTTCGCAACAGGAAGCGATCGCTGCAGCACTCTCCGACCTCGACTACGAGTTCGACGCCACTCTCACGGTCGCAGAAACTTCGGAGGGTGGACCTTCGGATGGCGTGCTCGCGGCCGGAGACGTCATCCTCACGGTGAATGGCGAGGCCTTCGCCGATGTCGCTGGACTGCGCGACACCATCGCCGAAAACGGCACGACCACACCCGCGGTGGTTGTGTTTGAACGCGACGACGAAGAACTCACCGTCGAGATCACTCCCGAGATGAGCGAGGGTGACGACCCCATCGCCATCATCGGCGTCGTGGTCGGTAGCGAATACAACTTCCCGGTTGACGTAAAGATTCAGTTGGAGAACGTTGGTGGCCCCAGCGCTGGAATGATGTTTGCCCTGGGGATCATCGACAAGCTCACTCCGGGCGCCATCAACGGCGGTCACGAGGTTGCGGGTACGGGAACGATCACCGCTACCGGCGATGTTGGCCCGATCGGCGGCATCCAGCAAAAAATGTACGGAGCGAGTGCGGCGGGAGCCGACTTCTTCTTGGCGCCGGTTGAGAACTGCGATGAAGTCGTAGACAACACCCCCAAGGGCCTCACGGTGTATGCGATCGACAACCTCAACGACGCCATCGTTGCGTTGGCGAGCATCCGCGGAGGCCTTAGCGGTGCCGGACTGCCTTCCTGCAGCGACCAATAGAGCCCCGCTGAGGCAAGTCACGCTGAGAGCGATCATCAGCCCCGCGCCCATGAAAGACCTTTAAGATATAGCCAGGCCCCCAATTTCAGGAGCGAAGTACTGTGTCGAGTCAA
Proteins encoded in this region:
- a CDS encoding PDZ domain-containing protein, which translates into the protein MALFTDNRPEPSPRRARSGWLGWLILSVALVGTLLATLVPSPYIIEQPGPVYDTLGDVEIDGALVPLIQIPVETTYPTEGALDMLTVNVRGNPDSPLSWFEVGAAYFDRSRAIVPVESVYPVGVTVEESAEAGRVQMESSQQEAIAAALSDLDYEFDATLTVAETSEGGPSDGVLAAGDVILTVNGEAFADVAGLRDTIAENGTTTPAVVVFERDDEELTVEITPEMSEGDDPIAIIGVVVGSEYNFPVDVKIQLENVGGPSAGMMFALGIIDKLTPGAINGGHEVAGTGTITATGDVGPIGGIQQKMYGASAAGADFFLAPVENCDEVVDNTPKGLTVYAIDNLNDAIVALASIRGGLSGAGLPSCSDQ
- a CDS encoding zinc-dependent metalloprotease, which gives rise to MADNAENNSEDEFRDMMRDFLSGDGEIDPAKLAGAAGLPNDPAMIQQLLSQLQNALGKSGDGINWDIALEQAKNLASQSTVVSLPAERSKLEQALHVAALWLNEVTDISELTVEPKLLSRSEWVTITMPIWTQLAEPVANSIANSLTDVLKQNAPEEMNEMLNGASKVMRNIGGTLFAMQLGQVVGQLSSEVVSGGDIGIPLFDEQQAVLVPQSVFAFGNGLDLPDSEIHLYLAVRELAHARLFRHAKWLRLQFMTSVTAYAHDIHIDSDAIAELASDFDPNNPEELRDAMTNGSLIPPKSEEQREALERLETVLALVEGWVDVVTAAATSRLPARGAIAETVRRRRASGGPAESAFATLVGLELRPRRLREAAAMWQHVTDELGAEQRDSLWSHPDLMPTAADIDDPAALVARLRDGGTTPDDIDQAINDLLNDESGDRPHEGDNS